From one Ursus arctos isolate Adak ecotype North America unplaced genomic scaffold, UrsArc2.0 scaffold_26, whole genome shotgun sequence genomic stretch:
- the LOC125282293 gene encoding SRA stem-loop-interacting RNA-binding protein, mitochondrial-like, giving the protein MVALAARDSLVLYMSTSQTVTFVRKIPWTAASSELSRHCAQFVHVRKYTVLSDKETGFHRNVDWIQFSSEELQGALQQEYHIIDGVKLHVQAQRPKVLQGDQTSDEEKDF; this is encoded by the coding sequence ATGGTGGCTTTGGCAGCGAGGGACTCTCTGGTGCTGTACATGAGTACTAGCCAAACCGTGACTTTTGTCAGAAAAATCCCCTGGACTGCTGCCTCAAGTGAGCTGAGCAGACACTGTGCACAGTTTGTCCATGTGCGAAAGTACACTGTACTTTCTGACAAAGAGACTGGATTTCACAGAAATGTGGATTGGATTCAGTTTTCTTCAGAAGAACTTCAGGGTGCACTACAGCAAGAATATCATATTATTGATGGAGTAAAGCTCCACGTTCAAGCTCAGAGACCAAAAGTTTTGCAAGGGGACCAAACATCTGATGAAGAAAAAGATTTCTGA